One window from the genome of Desulfobacterales bacterium encodes:
- the amrS gene encoding AmmeMemoRadiSam system radical SAM enzyme, with translation MEAYLYEAIEDRKVKCNLCNHRCLIKDGRRGLCAVRENQAGKLQTLVYGKLIARHVDPIEKKPLFHFLPRTLSYSIATVGCNLRCRFCQNADIAQMPIDFKGKIMGNAVTAWQVVEDAAASGCRSIAYTYTEPTVFFEFAYDTAKMAHARGIRNVFVTNGYMTSEAIDMIKPYLDAANVDLKAFSDDYYKDLCGARLGHVQDTLRRLKAAGVFIEVTTLIVTGLNDDPAELQQLAEFIAHDLGTDTPWHISRFHPTYKLTDRPATPVQTLARAREIGLQAGLKYVYTGNVPGDDGENTFCPGCGQKVIERWGFQVGALHITDGSCTYCGEKIDGIWN, from the coding sequence ATGGAAGCGTATCTGTATGAGGCCATAGAAGACCGCAAGGTCAAATGCAATTTGTGCAACCATCGCTGCCTGATTAAAGACGGCCGCCGCGGCCTGTGTGCTGTGCGTGAAAATCAAGCCGGGAAGCTCCAGACATTGGTCTATGGCAAACTCATTGCGCGACATGTGGATCCCATTGAAAAAAAACCGCTGTTTCATTTTCTGCCCAGGACCCTGTCATATTCAATAGCCACCGTCGGGTGCAATCTGCGCTGCCGATTTTGCCAGAATGCGGATATTGCCCAGATGCCGATCGATTTCAAAGGCAAAATCATGGGAAATGCGGTCACCGCCTGGCAAGTTGTCGAAGATGCGGCTGCATCCGGCTGCCGCAGTATCGCTTATACGTACACCGAGCCAACGGTGTTTTTTGAATTTGCCTATGATACTGCCAAAATGGCCCATGCCCGCGGCATCCGCAATGTTTTTGTCACCAACGGTTACATGACCTCTGAAGCAATTGACATGATCAAGCCGTATCTGGATGCCGCCAATGTGGATTTGAAGGCTTTTAGTGACGACTATTACAAAGATTTATGCGGTGCGCGCCTCGGCCATGTCCAGGATACCTTGAGACGGCTGAAAGCTGCGGGCGTTTTTATTGAAGTGACGACATTGATCGTAACGGGTCTTAATGACGATCCGGCTGAGCTGCAACAGTTGGCTGAATTTATCGCCCATGACCTGGGAACTGACACCCCCTGGCATATCAGCCGTTTTCACCCGACATACAAACTGACCGACCGTCCGGCCACTCCAGTGCAAACACTTGCGCGGGCGCGTGAAATCGGATTGCAGGCTGGACTTAAATACGTCTATACCGGCAATGTGCCCGGTGATGACGGCGAAAATACCTTCTGTCCCGGCTGCGGTCAAAAGGTCATCGAACGCTGGGGATTTCAGGTGGGCGCCCTGCACATCACAGACGGCAGCTGTACCTACTGTGGTGAGAAGATTGATGGCATTTGGAATTAA
- the uppP gene encoding undecaprenyl-diphosphatase UppP, with translation MDLADAILLGIVQGLTEFLPVSSSGHLVLLQQLLGLKEAELFFDVCVHLGTLVAVIIVFRQEIKDIVLALLRLMAMTGQKEEMRAAIESDPQLKMALLIVIGSIPTAVLGLLFNSIADRLFSSVMIVGVMLIVTGLLLWATRGKTKDGPAAGIDRLTPKNAFTIGIVQGLAIIPGISRSGATISTGLLLGIDREIAARYSFLLSIPAIVGAGMLSPKEGLFAAGSTIQIPLVGAITAAIVGYAALKVLLQVVKKGGLHLFAPYCGLVGLVAIIWG, from the coding sequence ATGGATTTGGCGGATGCGATACTACTGGGCATTGTCCAGGGCTTGACCGAATTCTTACCGGTCAGCAGCTCGGGACACCTGGTGCTGCTGCAGCAATTACTTGGGCTCAAAGAAGCCGAGCTTTTTTTTGACGTTTGTGTTCATCTGGGAACACTGGTGGCCGTTATCATCGTCTTTCGACAGGAGATTAAAGATATCGTCCTGGCGCTGTTGCGGCTAATGGCGATGACAGGTCAAAAAGAGGAGATGCGGGCTGCAATTGAATCCGATCCGCAACTAAAAATGGCCCTGCTGATCGTTATCGGATCCATCCCCACCGCAGTGCTGGGGCTGTTATTTAACAGTATAGCAGACCGGCTGTTTTCGTCGGTGATGATCGTGGGTGTGATGCTGATCGTCACCGGCTTGCTGTTATGGGCGACCCGAGGTAAAACCAAAGACGGCCCAGCGGCCGGTATCGATCGCCTCACTCCTAAAAACGCGTTTACTATCGGCATCGTGCAGGGATTGGCCATTATCCCCGGCATCTCAAGATCGGGCGCCACCATCAGTACGGGCCTCCTATTGGGTATCGACCGCGAGATTGCAGCTCGATATTCCTTTTTGCTTTCGATACCGGCCATCGTCGGCGCTGGAATGCTGAGCCCCAAAGAGGGCTTATTCGCTGCAGGGTCGACCATTCAGATACCTTTGGTGGGCGCCATCACAGCGGCAATTGTGGGTTACGCCGCTTTAAAAGTGCTGCTGCAGGTGGTCAAAAAAGGGGGCTTGCATCTGTTTGCACCCTACTGCGGGCTGGTCGGTCTGGTAGCGATCATTTGGGGATAG
- the queD gene encoding 6-carboxytetrahydropterin synthase QueD, with protein sequence MFELKVVTRFAAAHQLTMVGAKCENMHGHNWKIEVYVTGDKLNAGGVLMDFGEIKAHLADVIKKLDHKYLNELDYIPDGKPSSENIAYYVATALHSKIGDKSVRISRVTAWESDDACATYIVK encoded by the coding sequence ATGTTTGAACTAAAAGTGGTCACACGTTTTGCAGCAGCGCATCAGCTAACAATGGTCGGTGCCAAATGTGAAAATATGCACGGTCACAATTGGAAAATTGAGGTGTATGTCACCGGAGACAAATTAAACGCCGGCGGCGTACTGATGGATTTTGGAGAGATCAAAGCCCATTTGGCCGATGTGATTAAAAAATTGGATCACAAATATTTAAACGAGCTCGACTATATACCGGATGGCAAGCCGTCATCGGAGAACATCGCTTATTATGTGGCGACTGCGCTACATAGCAAAATCGGCGATAAATCGGTCCGTATCAGCCGGGTCACTGCCTGGGAATCCGACGATGCGTGTGCCACATATATTGTGAAGTGA
- a CDS encoding DEAD/DEAH box helicase: protein MSETDESPAPVPRAEEPDFLTEKRFDAFELPEPMLSALNDAGFVHCTPIQEQTLPISLSGRDVAGQAQTGTGKTAAFLVTVITRLLMLSDRNPLLPSALIIAPTRELSHQIYEEARTLCRHSDLKIAEVVGGVDYKRQAKILRQGVDIVICTPGRIIDYYKKGIFKTEAIKILVIDEADRLFDLGFTKDMRYLLRKLPLYEKRQSMLFSATLSYRVMELTYEYMNLPEFISVTPQTITVEGIDQQLYHVGTDKKLELLLGLLKREDWRRMLIFVNTKVGVDWLTRKLKGNGWPAERITGDLPQPKRFRLMEQFKNGKIKILVATDVASRGIHVEDISHVINYDLPQDSENYVHRIGRTARAGKTGKAFALACEDYVYHLEPLEEMLGYKIPVVWPDNDWFISDKSKPIARERRSRIRKSGRKRSQQRAKRRSQTPTAPKKTKTRSYPGALFGFGPESAKGAAAKKSGDSDSPPPKKRARRKKKSTRRATKKSEPAKSAKHTKHTKPTKPAKAAKKH, encoded by the coding sequence ATGTCTGAAACGGATGAATCTCCAGCGCCGGTACCGCGGGCTGAGGAACCGGATTTTTTAACCGAAAAGCGCTTTGACGCCTTTGAGCTACCGGAGCCAATGTTGTCGGCTTTGAACGACGCCGGATTTGTGCATTGCACACCGATCCAGGAGCAGACGCTTCCCATATCGCTGAGCGGCCGGGATGTTGCCGGTCAGGCGCAGACGGGAACCGGTAAAACAGCTGCTTTTTTGGTGACGGTGATTACGCGTCTGCTGATGTTGTCTGATCGTAATCCGCTTTTGCCCTCGGCTCTGATCATCGCGCCCACTCGGGAGCTTTCCCATCAAATCTACGAAGAAGCGCGTACCCTCTGCCGGCACTCTGATCTAAAGATTGCCGAAGTTGTCGGTGGTGTCGATTACAAACGCCAGGCCAAGATTCTGCGACAGGGAGTTGATATTGTTATCTGCACACCCGGGCGCATCATTGATTACTACAAAAAGGGCATTTTCAAAACGGAAGCCATCAAAATTCTGGTTATTGACGAAGCGGACCGTTTGTTTGATTTAGGATTCACCAAGGATATGCGCTATCTGCTGCGCAAGCTGCCCCTTTATGAAAAACGACAATCCATGCTTTTTTCAGCAACCCTTTCTTACCGGGTCATGGAGCTGACTTATGAATACATGAATTTACCCGAATTCATATCCGTCACGCCCCAGACCATCACCGTCGAGGGAATTGACCAACAGCTGTATCACGTCGGAACGGATAAGAAACTGGAGCTCCTGCTGGGTTTGCTCAAAAGAGAAGACTGGCGCCGGATGCTCATATTTGTGAATACCAAAGTCGGCGTTGATTGGCTGACGCGCAAACTGAAAGGCAATGGCTGGCCGGCGGAAAGGATCACCGGCGATTTGCCCCAACCCAAGCGATTCCGGCTGATGGAGCAATTTAAAAATGGCAAAATAAAAATACTGGTGGCTACCGATGTCGCCTCCCGCGGCATCCACGTTGAAGATATCAGTCATGTGATCAACTATGACCTGCCGCAGGATTCGGAAAACTATGTGCATCGTATCGGCCGCACCGCGCGGGCCGGCAAGACCGGCAAAGCCTTTGCTTTAGCCTGTGAAGACTATGTCTACCATCTGGAGCCTTTAGAGGAAATGCTCGGATACAAAATACCAGTGGTTTGGCCGGACAATGACTGGTTTATTTCCGATAAATCAAAGCCCATCGCCCGCGAGCGCAGGTCACGCATCAGAAAGTCTGGCCGCAAGCGCAGCCAGCAGCGAGCCAAGAGGCGCTCTCAGACACCAACGGCACCCAAAAAAACCAAGACCCGTTCGTACCCGGGTGCATTGTTCGGGTTTGGCCCTGAATCTGCTAAAGGCGCGGCTGCCAAGAAATCAGGAGATTCAGATTCACCGCCCCCCAAAAAACGAGCCCGGCGCAAAAAAAAGAGCACCCGCCGGGCGACCAAAAAATCTGAACCGGCAAAATCGGCCAAACACACCAAACACACCAAACCCACCAAACCCGCCAAAGCGGCCAAGAAGCATTAA
- a CDS encoding molybdopterin biosynthesis protein, which translates to MEFKRNVYLKMKTLAEARDILFDTFANLPPLASENLAVPDAVGRVLAEPINARLSSPNFHLAAMDGLAVKADITFGASAAAPKTLIVGHEAFYVNTGQVLPDDTDAVIMVEDVNALDEEHIEIEAPVFPWQNVRRVGEDIVATELLFPQNHVITPYCVGALLSGGVFRVPVKIRPRVLIIPTGSELVDWRQLELDAFRPGQVLETNSFVLGKLIEKSGGIFERHEMVVDDSAKIKNAVKAAVDENYHMILVLGGSSAGSEDFAKTAIVELGDIHVHGVTIMPGKPIVIGSVASKPVFGIPGYPVSAIIAFEKFVQPLLLALLGQPESQRETIDVLPTKKIASKLGVEEFLRVKLGDVGGRIVASPLPRGAGTITSITEADGIIRIPNHIEGINDNEIVSAELLRALPAIRKTIVIVGSHDNSLDVLADQLKARNSELTLSSSHVGSMGGLMAIKRGVCHLAGTHLLDTADGSYNVSYLKKYLPDTPARLVHLVERDQGLIVKKGNPKQIGGIADLSRKGISFINRQIGSGTRILLDYKLSQLNIKAADINGYQNEEFTHMAVAVSVLSGTADAGLGIYAAAKALDLDFIPVVTEQYDLVVLPEFFETDAIRMLFDIINRRDFKQRVEDLGGYSTARTGEIIL; encoded by the coding sequence ATGGAATTTAAACGCAACGTCTACCTGAAAATGAAGACCTTGGCAGAAGCCCGGGACATCCTTTTTGATACATTTGCCAACCTGCCGCCTTTGGCGAGTGAAAACCTAGCGGTGCCCGATGCCGTTGGCCGGGTGCTGGCAGAACCGATAAATGCCCGGCTGTCTTCCCCCAATTTTCACTTGGCGGCAATGGACGGACTGGCCGTTAAAGCGGACATCACTTTCGGTGCTAGCGCCGCAGCGCCCAAAACCCTGATCGTCGGACACGAAGCCTTTTATGTCAATACCGGCCAGGTCCTGCCGGATGATACGGATGCGGTTATCATGGTTGAAGATGTCAATGCGCTGGATGAAGAACACATTGAAATCGAAGCGCCCGTATTTCCCTGGCAAAACGTTCGCAGAGTCGGTGAAGATATTGTCGCCACCGAATTGCTCTTTCCCCAAAATCATGTGATCACACCTTATTGCGTCGGCGCCCTGCTCTCAGGCGGGGTGTTTCGCGTGCCAGTTAAGATCAGGCCCAGAGTGCTGATTATTCCCACCGGATCAGAACTGGTGGACTGGCGTCAACTTGAGCTCGATGCGTTTCGCCCCGGGCAGGTACTGGAAACCAATTCGTTTGTTCTGGGCAAGCTGATTGAAAAGAGCGGCGGTATATTTGAGCGCCATGAAATGGTTGTGGACGATAGCGCTAAAATTAAAAACGCCGTCAAAGCCGCTGTGGACGAAAATTATCACATGATCTTAGTCCTCGGAGGATCTTCTGCCGGCTCTGAGGATTTTGCCAAAACCGCCATCGTTGAGCTGGGCGATATACATGTTCACGGCGTTACCATCATGCCCGGCAAACCCATTGTGATCGGATCGGTGGCATCTAAACCTGTCTTTGGCATACCGGGTTATCCGGTTTCAGCCATTATCGCTTTTGAGAAGTTTGTCCAACCCTTGCTGCTGGCTTTGCTCGGCCAACCTGAATCGCAACGAGAAACCATTGATGTTTTGCCGACAAAAAAGATCGCTTCCAAACTGGGCGTGGAGGAATTTTTGCGCGTCAAACTGGGTGATGTCGGCGGACGTATTGTCGCCAGCCCGCTGCCCAGAGGCGCCGGCACGATTACATCCATCACCGAAGCCGACGGCATCATTCGCATACCCAACCACATCGAAGGCATTAACGACAATGAGATCGTTTCGGCGGAATTGCTTCGCGCACTGCCAGCCATTCGCAAAACCATCGTTATCGTTGGCAGCCATGATAATTCCCTGGATGTTCTCGCTGATCAGCTCAAGGCCCGCAACAGTGAGCTAACGCTTTCCTCCAGTCATGTCGGCAGCATGGGCGGGCTGATGGCTATCAAGCGCGGCGTGTGCCACCTGGCTGGCACCCACCTTCTGGATACCGCTGATGGAAGCTATAATGTGTCCTATCTCAAAAAATACCTGCCGGATACGCCTGCCAGGCTGGTCCATCTGGTAGAGCGCGATCAGGGTCTGATTGTCAAGAAGGGCAACCCAAAGCAAATTGGCGGTATCGCAGATCTCAGTCGCAAAGGGATTTCTTTTATCAACCGTCAAATCGGCTCTGGCACGCGAATTTTATTGGATTACAAATTAAGCCAATTGAACATCAAAGCCGCCGATATTAACGGGTATCAAAACGAAGAATTTACCCATATGGCCGTAGCCGTATCCGTTTTGAGTGGAACCGCAGATGCCGGCCTCGGGATTTATGCCGCTGCCAAGGCACTGGATTTGGACTTTATCCCGGTCGTTACCGAACAGTACGATCTGGTTGTTCTCCCGGAATTTTTCGAAACCGATGCCATCCGGATGCTTTTTGACATCATCAACCGCCGTGATTTTAAGCAACGGGTGGAAGATCTGGGTGGGTACAGTACCGCACGAACAGGCGAAATTATTTTATAG
- a CDS encoding molybdopterin molybdotransferase MoeA — protein MKDFFKVTDLATVLDFRSTFPRVGVEQVPLPEAISRILAEDITAEEDLPDFPRTIVDGYAVNGASTFGASEGNPAYLVVTGNIAMGQSADIEIAPGEAARIATGGMLPRGADSVVMIEHTEAIDDTTIEVYRSVAPGQNMIAVGEDIKKHAAVLSKGQVIRPQEAGLLAALGKQQIPVYQKPMVGIISTGDEIIPISKTPQVGQIRDINSYTLAGQIHQAGAVAVPYGIVRDDFQLLFEKCQRALEQCHVVLISGGSSVGTRDFTVDVLSALQDSKILVHGISISPGKPTILARVANKSFWGMPGHVVSAMIVFSKVVKPFVDYVAGQSDTEDSVQRLPARLSRNVASKQGRVDFIRVRLREEDDGLWADPVLGKSGLISTMVNANGLVQIDINTEGLDKGAEVEVIPI, from the coding sequence ATGAAAGATTTCTTTAAGGTTACCGATTTAGCAACGGTATTAGACTTTCGCAGCACCTTCCCGCGGGTTGGGGTCGAGCAGGTTCCTTTACCGGAAGCCATTTCCAGAATTTTGGCCGAAGATATCACTGCCGAGGAAGATCTTCCTGATTTCCCGCGCACTATTGTCGATGGATATGCCGTTAATGGCGCTTCCACCTTTGGTGCCAGTGAAGGCAACCCTGCCTACCTGGTGGTCACCGGCAACATCGCTATGGGGCAGTCGGCGGACATTGAAATTGCTCCTGGAGAGGCCGCCCGCATCGCCACCGGCGGAATGCTTCCGCGGGGCGCCGACAGTGTGGTCATGATTGAACATACCGAAGCCATAGATGACACCACCATCGAAGTTTACCGCAGTGTTGCCCCAGGTCAGAATATGATCGCTGTTGGAGAGGACATCAAAAAACACGCTGCTGTGCTGAGCAAGGGACAGGTCATCCGCCCGCAGGAAGCCGGACTTCTGGCAGCTCTGGGCAAACAGCAAATACCCGTTTATCAAAAACCCATGGTCGGCATCATTTCCACCGGAGATGAAATTATACCGATCAGCAAAACGCCGCAGGTGGGACAAATCCGCGACATTAACAGCTATACCCTTGCGGGCCAGATTCATCAAGCCGGTGCGGTTGCTGTGCCATATGGAATTGTGCGTGATGATTTTCAATTGCTGTTTGAAAAATGCCAGCGTGCGCTGGAACAATGCCATGTGGTGTTGATATCCGGCGGCAGTTCGGTCGGCACCCGTGACTTTACTGTCGATGTGCTTTCAGCCCTGCAGGATTCAAAAATTCTGGTCCACGGCATATCGATCAGTCCCGGCAAACCCACCATACTGGCACGGGTTGCCAATAAGTCCTTCTGGGGGATGCCTGGCCATGTTGTCTCTGCCATGATTGTTTTTTCAAAAGTGGTTAAACCCTTTGTTGATTATGTGGCTGGACAATCTGATACAGAGGACAGCGTGCAGCGCCTGCCTGCCAGATTGAGCCGGAATGTGGCCTCCAAGCAGGGCCGAGTGGATTTTATAAGGGTCCGGCTGCGCGAAGAGGACGACGGTTTATGGGCGGATCCGGTATTGGGAAAATCCGGATTGATCAGCACCATGGTCAATGCCAACGGTCTGGTGCAGATTGATATCAATACCGAAGGGCTGGACAAGGGTGCCGAAGTGGAAGTAATCCCTATCTAG
- a CDS encoding class I SAM-dependent methyltransferase: MLNVRFSSLLKPNFLLKLPAMGHVFDFKDAIAYEQWLKKPENKATFELETQLMQTLLKPMRGESVLDIGCGTGACLQALLDMDLQVTGLDASTYMLDIASRNVDNRADLYQGYAEDLPFDDNSFNYACLFTTLEFVDNPQKALEEACRVAKDRIFIGVLNRYAIKGIQRRVKGMFTATIYNHAQFFSVWELKQRIRQIVGHTPVSWRTVCQLPSQSGKIAASLEQSKIIQRCPFGAFAGMVVSLVPKFRLRPLTMRYHAGN; encoded by the coding sequence ATGCTGAATGTACGGTTTTCTTCCTTGCTAAAGCCCAACTTTTTACTTAAATTACCTGCTATGGGGCATGTATTCGATTTTAAAGATGCGATCGCTTATGAGCAGTGGTTAAAAAAACCCGAGAACAAAGCCACATTTGAACTGGAAACCCAGCTGATGCAAACCCTGCTCAAACCCATGAGGGGCGAATCGGTATTGGATATCGGGTGCGGGACCGGTGCCTGCCTGCAGGCGCTGCTGGATATGGACTTGCAGGTGACTGGCCTGGATGCCTCGACTTACATGCTGGATATTGCTTCGCGAAATGTCGACAACCGTGCTGATCTGTATCAGGGTTATGCTGAGGATTTGCCGTTTGATGATAATTCTTTTAATTATGCCTGCCTGTTTACGACCCTGGAATTTGTCGATAACCCCCAAAAAGCGTTGGAAGAGGCGTGTCGGGTCGCTAAAGATCGTATCTTTATTGGTGTTTTGAATCGTTATGCCATCAAAGGCATCCAGCGACGCGTAAAAGGCATGTTTACGGCGACTATTTATAATCATGCGCAATTTTTCAGTGTCTGGGAACTGAAACAGCGAATCCGCCAAATCGTCGGCCACACCCCCGTATCCTGGCGGACGGTATGCCAGCTGCCGTCTCAATCGGGAAAAATCGCCGCCAGTCTGGAGCAATCCAAGATTATTCAGCGTTGCCCGTTTGGTGCTTTTGCCGGCATGGTCGTATCCCTGGTTCCAAAATTTAGGTTGCGTCCGTTGACAATGCGATACCACGCCGGAAATTAG
- the dnaJ gene encoding molecular chaperone DnaJ has product MSNKRDYYEILSVSRNASDTELKAAYRQLALKYHPDRNPNDQKAEEKFKEAAEAYEVLRDPQKRSLYDQYGHAGLENSGFSGFGGFEDIFTSFGDIFEDFFGFSSRRRSRSRAMPGADLRYDIKLDFMEAVFGIETEIEIEKREVCPECGGNGCEKDTEPENCRHCSGSGQVSRSQGFFTVRTTCPTCRGNGLIITHPCPKCRGTGQVMARKKVAVKIPAGVDNGSRLRLTGEGEPGAMGGPPGDLYVFIHVQPHEFFRRRDTDIICEIPISFVQAALGDKISVPTLNGDKILKVPKGTQPGDVFYFHGEGIPSLRTTQRGDQIIQVAVKTPTHLTKKQETLLKEFAKLESKKISHKIKNILKGDANKATG; this is encoded by the coding sequence ATGAGTAACAAACGGGATTATTACGAAATTCTTAGTGTCAGCCGAAATGCCTCTGATACAGAGCTTAAAGCCGCCTACCGTCAATTGGCATTAAAATACCATCCGGACCGAAATCCAAACGACCAAAAAGCAGAAGAAAAATTCAAGGAAGCTGCTGAGGCTTACGAGGTTCTGCGGGATCCCCAAAAGCGTTCTTTGTATGACCAATACGGCCATGCCGGACTCGAAAATAGCGGCTTTAGCGGTTTTGGCGGCTTTGAAGATATTTTTACCAGCTTCGGTGACATTTTCGAAGATTTCTTTGGTTTCTCATCCCGCCGCCGATCAAGGAGCCGCGCCATGCCCGGTGCCGATCTGCGATATGATATCAAACTGGATTTCATGGAAGCGGTTTTTGGCATCGAAACTGAAATCGAAATTGAAAAGCGGGAGGTGTGCCCCGAATGCGGCGGTAACGGATGCGAGAAAGACACCGAACCGGAGAACTGTCGGCATTGCAGCGGTAGCGGACAGGTTTCGCGCAGTCAGGGATTTTTTACCGTTCGCACCACCTGCCCGACATGCCGGGGCAACGGCCTGATTATTACCCATCCCTGTCCAAAATGTCGCGGAACCGGTCAGGTGATGGCCCGTAAAAAGGTTGCGGTCAAAATCCCGGCCGGTGTCGACAACGGCTCAAGGTTGCGCCTGACCGGAGAGGGCGAGCCCGGTGCTATGGGAGGCCCCCCGGGCGATCTGTATGTCTTTATCCATGTCCAGCCGCATGAGTTTTTCAGACGGCGGGATACGGATATCATTTGTGAGATCCCCATCTCATTTGTCCAGGCAGCCTTAGGCGATAAAATCAGCGTACCGACCCTAAACGGCGATAAAATCCTCAAAGTTCCGAAAGGCACTCAACCGGGCGATGTATTTTATTTCCATGGAGAAGGTATTCCTTCTCTCAGAACGACACAACGGGGAGACCAGATCATTCAGGTTGCCGTTAAGACCCCCACACACCTTACCAAAAAGCAGGAAACACTTCTGAAAGAGTTTGCCAAACTCGAATCAAAGAAAATATCACATAAAATAAAAAACATCCTCAAAGGCGATGCCAACAAAGCCACCGGCTAA
- a CDS encoding TRAP transporter small permease subunit: MQTLQKISAKIDTLNQWVGRGVAWVTLGLVLVVFVDVVMRYMFSTSFVFTQELEWHLFGFIFLIGAGYTLLHDGHVRVDIIYQRVGFKTRAWINLFGVILFLIPGCIMVISTSWTFTANSFAILEGSPDPGGIPFRFILKSCLPIGFTLLLLQGISLGIHSLMQILGIETAEEAKP; the protein is encoded by the coding sequence ATGCAAACACTCCAAAAAATAAGCGCCAAAATTGATACGCTCAATCAGTGGGTTGGGCGGGGCGTTGCCTGGGTGACACTGGGCCTTGTACTGGTGGTATTTGTCGATGTGGTCATGCGCTATATGTTCAGCACCAGTTTCGTATTTACCCAGGAGTTGGAATGGCATCTGTTTGGCTTTATTTTCCTGATCGGTGCCGGTTATACCCTGTTGCATGACGGCCACGTGCGGGTGGATATCATCTATCAACGGGTCGGGTTTAAAACCCGGGCGTGGATCAATCTTTTTGGCGTGATTTTATTTCTGATACCCGGCTGCATCATGGTGATTTCAACTTCATGGACATTTACGGCCAATTCATTTGCCATTTTGGAGGGCTCTCCGGATCCCGGCGGCATCCCCTTTCGGTTTATACTCAAAAGTTGTTTGCCCATCGGGTTTACGCTTTTGCTGCTGCAGGGCATTTCTTTGGGTATCCACAGCCTGATGCAGATTTTAGGAATT
- a CDS encoding MFS transporter: MNIGDKRIFSTLFFSIFATVTGVGIVIPLLPVYAHKLGASGFYIGMIFGSFSLARIFFLPYFGRLSDRKGRKPLIVPALLAYAAISMGFIVFKDINALIVLRFFQGIASAMLMPIIQAYIGDITPPGNEGFSMGLFNMSMFCGLSLGPFLGGFIHDRFSLETSFACMGLLALIGFFLSLFLLPPTHSEKYLSSGKSPVKWKQLFAERDITSIFLIRFSHILCIGIIWTFLPLYAKIKYNASSSAIGILIMLGVLVSGILHVPMGYLADKLNKRWMVVSGGLIVAGAIFSFRWVPDFAGLVWASILLGIGGGIAVPALMAIAVLKGSETDSMGSVMALLTLAHSLGMLSGALIGGLMMDVFQLQAAFPLGAAVMMISVAVFLWSTRARDRLPQR, from the coding sequence ATGAACATTGGCGACAAAAGAATATTTTCAACCCTTTTTTTTTCCATATTTGCCACCGTCACCGGTGTGGGTATCGTCATACCCTTGCTTCCGGTCTACGCCCATAAGCTGGGGGCCAGCGGATTTTATATCGGGATGATTTTTGGCTCTTTTTCGCTGGCGCGAATTTTTTTCCTGCCGTATTTCGGCCGTCTGTCGGACCGCAAAGGGCGTAAGCCCTTGATTGTGCCTGCACTTTTGGCCTACGCGGCAATTTCAATGGGGTTTATCGTTTTTAAAGACATCAACGCGCTGATTGTTCTGCGGTTTTTTCAGGGGATTGCCTCGGCCATGCTGATGCCCATCATTCAAGCCTATATTGGCGATATTACACCTCCGGGCAATGAGGGGTTTAGCATGGGGCTATTTAACATGTCCATGTTCTGCGGGTTAAGTCTCGGGCCGTTTTTAGGCGGTTTCATCCATGACCGGTTCAGTCTTGAAACATCTTTTGCCTGTATGGGGCTGTTGGCCCTCATCGGTTTTTTTTTGAGCCTGTTTTTGCTGCCCCCGACCCATAGTGAAAAATACCTCAGCAGCGGAAAATCACCGGTAAAATGGAAACAGCTATTTGCAGAGCGGGATATAACCAGTATTTTTCTGATCAGGTTTTCCCACATTCTGTGTATCGGAATTATCTGGACCTTTCTGCCACTGTATGCCAAAATTAAATATAACGCTTCAAGTTCGGCCATCGGTATACTCATCATGCTGGGTGTGCTCGTCAGCGGCATATTGCACGTGCCCATGGGGTATTTGGCCGACAAACTGAACAAACGTTGGATGGTGGTGTCCGGAGGATTGATCGTTGCGGGTGCCATTTTTTCGTTTAGGTGGGTGCCGGATTTCGCGGGGCTGGTGTGGGCCAGTATCCTTTTAGGCATCGGCGGCGGCATCGCCGTGCCGGCCTTGATGGCCATTGCTGTCCTTAAGGGCAGTGAAACAGACTCAATGGGCTCTGTGATGGCCCTTCTGACACTGGCACACAGCCTGGGAATGCTGAGCGGCGCATTAATCGGTGGTTTGATGATGGATGTATTTCAGCTTCAAGCCGCATTTCCGCTGGGGGCAGCGGTTATGATGATATCGGTTGCGGTTTTCCTATGGAGCACGCGTGCCCGAGACCGATTACCACAGCGTTAA